In Arachis hypogaea cultivar Tifrunner chromosome 17, arahy.Tifrunner.gnm2.J5K5, whole genome shotgun sequence, a single window of DNA contains:
- the LOC112765053 gene encoding kinesin-like protein KIN-4C encodes MEHSDSTQCVRVAVNIRPLITSELLLGCTDCITVVPGEPQVQIGSHAFTYDYVYGSNGSPSSSIYDDCVAPLVDALFHGYNATVLAYGQTGSGKTYTMGTNYTGEESASGIIPKVMGTIFKRVHTMKESTEFLIRVSFIEIFKEEVFDLLDINSSRGEVASTAKVTVPARVPIQIRETVNGGITLAGVTEAEVKTKEEMSSYLSRGSLSRATGSTNMNSQSSRSHAIFTITMEQKSGDDVLCAKLHLVDLAGSERAKRTGADGMRLKEGIHINKGLLALGNVISALGDERKRKEGGHVPYRDSKLTRLLQDSLGGNSKTVMIACVSPADTNAEETLNTLKYANRARNIQNKAVVNRDPVGAQLQTMRSQIEQLQAELLFYRGDAGRPFEELQILKHKISILEASNKELQRELQERRVTCESLAERACLAQVEKDQLAMKIESFRNGKSWDEIDSNSNQDYDLVKSYVSKIQDLEGELLRLKNSSKTPNHLVEWVDSVDSGFPSKNSFACGNEFSSDDAKSADITGNADDVEDHAKEIEHSSLQEKFDRELKELDKKLEQKEAEMKLYNNADTSVLKHHYEKKVLELEQEKKVLQREIEELRCNLANISSTSDEGAQKLKADYLQKLNALEAQVSELKKKQDAQAQLLRQKQKSDEAAKRLQDEIHRIKSQKVQLQHKIKQESEQFRLWKANREKEVMQLKKEGRRNEYEMHKLLALNQRQKMVLQRKTEEASLATKRLKELLESRKTSMREAAGGNGPGIQALMQAIEHELEVTVRVHEVRSEYERQIEERAKMAKEISRLREEAEMMKQNNTSDGLISMSPGARNSRIFALENMLSTSSTTLVTMASQLSEAEERERVFSGKGRWNHVRTLADAKNLMNFLFNIASSSRCVVRDKEVACREKEIEIRDLKEKVVRLSCSLRQMEMQKAELIHRLNLLSAKRYSESIGESGYADIGVGAHKYDLRKPENRRSTFLFEDMDISESESDGYEVEATDDEWVESGKLHVRKRKSKRSVESNPPNTSQEDVKDDSIEGSGASGNIASEVCCSCSKNSLCKTSKCKCRTLGSSCGSSCGCRASKCANRVASEEPAYLGLVKGTGNDSSTEESEKDRILATQGAELLQGALTDVPTETNNNGHGSRKALSDIGNTQAKSNIQKDTQRKKWRKSKIQLVPVPATSMQPDNSEAIKKENNVIIEAIASNNIPQKVHSFRSENALVIPKVENNFIETDIPLRIPRAMRKQAPSIGGSIPLGDRNASKQEESVSKKEPEAFDARSPIQQKRALEKENNGR; translated from the exons ATGGAGCATTCAGATTCAACACAGTGTGTGAGAGTAGCAGTAAATATTCGCCCTCTGATCACGTCGGAGCTTCTTCTCGGATGCACCGATTGCATCACTGTCGTTCCCGGAGAGCCTCAG GTGCAAATTGGATCTCATGCTTTCACCTATGATTATGTTTACGGTAGCAATGGTTCACCCTCGTCTTCAATATATGATGATTGTGTAGCTCCACTTGTTGATGCCCTCTTCCATGGATACAATGCAACAGTTCTTGCATACGGTCAG ACTGGATCCGGAAAGACATATACAATGGGCACCAATTACACAGGGGAAGAGAGCGCTAGTGGAATTATCCCTAAGGTGATGGGGACGATTTTCAAGAGGGTTCATACGATGAAAGAATCAACCGAGTTTTTGATTCGAGTGTCATTTATTGAG ATATTCAAAGAAGAGGTGTTTGATTTACTTGACATTAATTCATCTAGAGGAGAAGTGGCATCCACTGCCAAGGTCACCGTGCCAGCTAGAGTTCCCATACAAATTAGAGAAACAGTGAATGGAGGAATTACACTGGCGGGTGTTACTGAAGCTGAGGTTAAGACAAAAGAGGAGATGTCATCTTATCTCTCACGTGGTTCATTGTCACGTGCTACTGGAAGCACAAACATGAACAGTCAGTCAAG TCGATCACATGCCATTTTCACAATCACAATGGAGCAAAAAAGTGGCGATGATGTCTTATGCGCCAAACTCCATTTAGTGGACCTTGCTGGCTCTGAACGTGCAAAAAGAACTGGTGCAGATGGCATGCGCTTGAAAGAAG GTATTCATATCAACAAGGGTTTATTGGCTCTTGGGAATGTAATAAGTGCATTAGGAGATGAAAGAAAGCGAAAAGAAGGAGGTCACGTACCATATCGTGATAGCAAATTAACTCGGCTACTTCAG GATTCTCTTGGGGGAAACAGCAAAACAGTGATGATAG CATGTGTTAGTCCTGCTGACACCAATGCCGAAGAGACGTTGAACACTTTAAAGTATGCAAACCGTGCTCGCAATATTCAAAATAAGGCAGTT GTTAATCGTGATCCAGTTGGAGCTCAATTACAGACAATGCGAAGCCAGATTGAGCAATTGCAGGCTGAGCTTCTGTTTTATCGAGGTGATGCTGGTAGACCATTTGAGGAACTTCAG ATTCTTAAACACAAGATATCCATCCTTGAAGCAAGCAATAAAGAGCTACAGCGTGAGCTTCAAGAACGTCGAGTAACTTGTGAGAGTTTAGCTGAACGTGCTTGCCTTGCTCAG GTGGAAAAAGACCAGTTGGCCATGAAAATAGAATCATTTCGAAATGGTAAATCTTGGGATGAGatagattcaaattcaaatcag GACTATGACCTAGTGAAATCTTATGTGTCAAAGATTCAAGATCTGGAAGGTGAATTGTTGCGTTTGAAAAATTCAAGCAAAACACCAAACcatttggttgagtgggttgatTCGGTTGACAGTGGTTTCCCATCAAAAAATTCGTTTGCTTGTGGTAATGAGTTCTCATCTGATGATGCCAAATCTGCGGACATAACAG GTAATGCAGATGATGTGGAAGATCATGCTAAGGAGATAGAACACTCTTCTCTTCAAGAGAAGTTTGATAGGGAACTCAAAGAATTGGATAAGAAACTTGAACAAAAGGAG GCTGAAATGAAACTTTATAATAATGCTGATACATCGGTCCTTAAGCATCATTATGAAAAGAAAGTACTCGAGTTGGAGCAAGAGAAGAAAGTTCTGCAG AGAGAAATTGAGGAACTTAGGTGCAATCTTGCAAATATTTCATCCACCTCGGATGAAGGTGCTCAAAAGTTAAAGGCGGATTATCTCCAAAAGTTGAATGCTCTTGAAGCACAG GTCTCTGAGCTGAAGAAGAAACAAGATGCCCAGGCTCAACTATTGAGGCAAAAACAGAAAAGTGATGAGGCTGCAAAACGACTTCAGGATGAGATCCATAGAATCAAATCTCAAAAG GTCCAACTGCAGCATAAGATTAAACAAGAATCTGAACAATTTAGGTTATGGAAAGCTAACCGTGAAAAAGAAGTTATGCAG CTGAAAAAAGAAGGGAGGAGAAATGAATATGAGATGCACAAGCTGTTGGCATTGAATCAACGGCAAAAGATG GTATTGCAAAGAAAGACAGAAGAAGCTTCCTTGGCTACAAAAAGGCTAAAAGAACTTTTGGAATCTCGAAAAACTTCCATGCGTGAAGCCGCAGGTGGGAATGGTCCTGGAATTCAG GCTTTGATGCAGGCAATTGAACATGAGTTGGAAGTCACTGTCCGAGTACACGAAGTACGATCAGAATATGAGCGTCAAATAGAAGA GAGGGCTAAAATGGCAAAGGAGATCAGCAGGTTAAGAGAAGAAGCAGAGATGATGAAGCAAAACAATACAAG CGATGGTCTCATCTCGATGTCTCCTGGTGCAAGAAATTCTAGGATTTTTGCTCTCGAAAATATGCTTTCAACGTCTTCTACAACCCTGGTGACTATGGCATCTCAGTTATCAGAGGCCGAAGAGCGTGAACGGGTATTTAGTGGCAAGGGACGTTGGAACCATGTCCGAACCCTTGCTGATGCCAAGAATTTAATGAATTTTCTGTTCAATATAGCATCTTCGTCAAG ATGTGTAGTGAGAGATAAAGAAGTTGCCTGTAGAGAGAAGGAGATCGAGATAAGAGACTTGAAAGAAAAAGTAGTAAGACTAAGTTGTTCCCTTAGACAGATGGAAATGCAGAAGGCTGAGCTCATTCATCGATTGAATTTGTTG AGTGCAAAGAGATATTCTGAATCCATAGGAGAGTCAGGATATGCTGACATAGGTGTTGGAGCACATAAGTATGACCTGCGCAAGCCG GAAAATCGACGATCTACCTTTTTATTTGAGGACATGGATatatcagaatcagaatcagatgGCTATGAGGTAGAGGCAACTGATGATGAATGGGTAGAGTCAGGAAAATTACAtgttagaaaaagaaaatctaaaagaagtGTGGAAAGCAATCCACCAAATACCAGTCAAGAAGATGTTAAAGATGATTCAATAGAAGGATCTGGTGCATCTGGCAACATTGCATCGGAAGTTTGCTGCTCGTGCAGTAAAAATTCACTTTGCAAGACATCAAAATGCAAGTGTAGAACTCTGGGAAGCTCTTGTGGGAGCTCTTGTGGTTGCCGTGCAAGCAAGTGTGCCAACAGAGTTGCATCGGAAGAACCGGCATACTTGGGATTGGTTAAAGGGACTGGAAATGATTCTAGTACTGAGGAATCCGAGAAAGACCGCATTCTTGCTACTCAAGGTGCTGAATTGCTGCAGGGTGCACTAACTGATGTGCCTACTGAGACCAACAACAATGGTCATGGTTCAAGAAAGGCTCTCTCTGACATTGGAAACACACAG GCCAAATCAAACATACAAAAGGATACCCAGAGAAAGAAATGGCGGAAATCCAAAATACAGCTTGTTCCAGTTCCGGCAACATCCATGCAACCCGATAATTCTGAAGCcattaagaaagaaaataatgtAATTATTGAAGCTATTGCCTCTAACAACATACCACAGAAAGTGCACtcattcagatctgaaaatgctTTAGTGATCCCCAAGGTAGAGAATAACTTCATTGAGACAGATATCCCTTTGAGAATACCACGGGCCATGCGAAAACAAGCACCTTCGATTGGTGGCAGCATTCCATTGGGTGACAGGAATGCTAGTAAGCAAGAAGAATCTGTCAGTAAGAAGGAGCCTGAAGCTTTTGATGCCAGAAGTCCAATCCAACAGAAAAGAGCACTGGAAAAAGAGAACAACGGTCGTTAA
- the LOC112763187 gene encoding RING-H2 finger protein ATL43-like codes for MPTTEIIIRKTISFTLAHDMGGTLSFNPIFNLTFSFFLVTVTTTFTLIGPFIVADADDDSRESPPSFPSFQNSTNRVPSTNGISTRNSNHLNRKSEPLKPSTIIVVGVLTTLFSLTFIFLLYIKHCIHRNNENQSHQEGEPLQRNDSGIDRGVVEKLPIFRFGSLRGQKEGLDCAVCLNRFEHTDVLRLLPKCNHAFHVDCVDKWFDAHSTCPLCRNRVELKDIVPREQLQEQGERDELVEDIERGTFRRVSGRHSSVLGEREGGFLEIITHNSNEKKNKKMKSSSSTRSFHTSSRSFGGFVRPRKDKTLMARQEGNFSNNNNIGSNAEHHRLQHQIIIDSPVASFVKSNGKGESSSSHPHHRWSEVPQSDLLYLTSEMIINDAASSVPGERRATHNHIVSNENKNNGGLKNLRSFSEVTGMSRFLGGSKGREHGNHEEQDKQHCVGVATRWSAWSSRSQRPQANVQSGS; via the coding sequence ATGCCAACAACAgaaataataattagaaaaaccATTAGCTTCACTCTTGCACATGACATGGGTGGTACCCTTTCATTCAATCCAATATTcaacctcacattttcctttTTCCTCGTCACGGTTACCACCACCTTTACCCTCATTGGCCCCTTCATTGTTGCCGACGCCGACGACGATTCTAGAGAATCTCCCCCTTCATTCCCCAGTTTCCAAAACTCAACGAATAGGGTACCATCCACCAACGGCATATCGACAAGAAACTCCAACCATTTGAACAGAAAATCAGAGCCATTAAAGCCAAGCACGATTATCGTGGTTGGTGTCTTAACCACCTTGTTCTCTCTtacatttattttccttctttacATCAAGCATTGCATCCATAGGAATAACGAAAACCAATCCCATCAAGAAGGTGAGCCACTGCAGAGAAATGACTCTGGCATTGATCGTGGTGTTGTGGAAAAGCTACCGATTTTTCGATTTGGATCGCTAAGAGGACAAAAAGAAGGGTTAGATTGTGCAGTTTGCTTGAACAGGTTCGAGCACACAGATGTTCTTCGTTTGCTTCCAAAGTGCAATCATGCTTTCCATGTAGATTGTGTAGACAAGTGGTTCGATGCGCATTCAACTTGCCCTCTTTGTCGCAATAGGGTGGAGCTTAAAGACATCGTCCCGAGGGAACAATTACAAGAACAAGGAGAAAGAGATGAATTAGTGGAGGATATTGAGAGAGGAACCTTTCGGAGAGTCTCGGGGAGGCACTCCTCGGTGTTGGGGGAAAGAGAAGGTGGCTTCTTGGAGATTATTACACATAATTCAAatgagaaaaagaataaaaaaatgaagtCTTCTAGTAGCACCAGGTCATTTCACACTTCTTCTAGAAGCTTCGGAGGCTTTGTTCGCCCAAGAAAGGACAAAACGTTAATGGCAAGGCAAGAAGGTAATTTTAGTAATAATAACAACATAGGTAGTAATGCAGAGCACCATAGGTTGCAGCaccaaattattattgattcacCAGTGGCCTCTTTCGTTAAATCTAACGGTAAAGGAGAGTCATCATCATCACATCCTCATCATAGATGGAGTGAAGTTCCACAATCGGATCTTTTGTACTTGACTTCTGAGATGATAATCAATGATGCTGCTTCTTCTGTACCTGGGGAAAGAAGAGCAACTCATAACCACATCGTTAGCAATGAGAATAAGAATAATGGCGGTTTGAAGAATTTGAGGAGTTTTTCAGAGGTTACGGGAATGAGTAGGTTCTTAGGAGGGAGCAAAGGAAGAGAACATGGCAATCACGAAGAGCAAGATAAGCAACACTGTGTGGGGGTTGCTACAAGGTGGTCAGCTTGGAGCTCAAGGTCACAACGACCGCAAGCAAATGTTCAGTCGGGATCATAG